AGCGCCGCCTCGCCGACATTCCCACCGATGAGTGGAACGATGTCAGGATCGACATCACGCCCAGGGAGGCGTGTCTTGATTACCTTGCTCATTCCTTCCCGGTGCAGCTCTACGAGCCTTTCACCGACAGCGAGGGCAACCTCTCCTCCCGGCCCGTCGTCCGCGACGGCCAGCCGGTCGAATGCCGCGAGGCCGTGCGACGGCGCGACGCGCTGATCGAGCATCTGGCGTCACTGCCGCCCGTCCCGGGGGCGCTCGACCAGATCGTGCAGCGCTTCGGCACCGATCTTGTGGCAGAAGTCACTGGTCGCTCGCGTCGCATCGTGCGGAAGGGCGAGGGTCCTGCGGCCCGCCTTGTCGTGGAAAGCCGGGCTGGCTCGTCCAACCTGTCCGAGACCGCCGCCTTCATGGACGACCAGAAGCGGATCCTGATCTTCTCGGATGCCGGTGGCACAGGGCGCAGCTACCATGCCGATCTTGGGGCCAAGAACCAGCGTCTGCGGGTTCATTACCTCCTCGAGCCCGGCTGGAAGGCCGATGCGGCCATCCAAGGTTTGGGACGGACCAACCGCACCAACCAGGCGCAGCCGCCGCTGTTCCGGCCGGTCGCCACGGATGTGAAAGCAGAGAAGCGCTTCCTCTCGACCATCGCCCGCCGCCTCGACACGCTCGGCGCCATCACGCGCGGCCAGCGCCAGACCGGCGGGCAGGGGCTGTTCAGGCCAGAGGACAACCTCGAGTCGCCTTACGCTCGGGATGCCCTGCGTCAGCTCTACCGCCGCATCTATCGCGGCGATGTCGCGGGCAGCTCGCTCGGGGCCTTCGAGGATGCGACGGGCCTCAGCCTGACCGATGACAACGGGCTGAAGGACGATCTGCCACCCATCACGACCTTCCTCAATCGCCTGCTGGCGCTGACGATCGACATGCAGGCCGTGCTCTTCTCGGCTTTCGAGGAGCTTCTAGACCAACGGATCGAGGGGGCCATCGCCGCCGGGATCTATGATCTCGGGCTCGAGACGCTGCGTGCCGAGAGCTTCCGCGTCACGGATGCGCGCGTCATCTACACCCGTCCCGGGTCCGGTACCGAGTCCCAGCTCCTGACCATCGCGGAAAAGCGGCGCAACACGCCGACTTCTCTCGCGGATGCCCTCGATTGGCTCAACGACCCGAAGGCACGCCTGCTGGTCAACAGCCGCTCGGGTCGGGCGGCGGTGCAGGTGCCAGCTACTAGCCTGATGCTGGATGATGGCACCATCGAACCGCGCCTGCGGCTGATCCGTCCGACGGAGACCGGCACCCTCCCGGCCAAGATCATGGAGGACACAAACTGGCTCGAGGCTGACCGCGCGGCCTTCGCCGCCGCCTGGACCGCCGAACTGGCTGAGGTGCCAGAGTTTTCCGAAGCCACGCTGCACATCGTCGCGGGTCTTCTGCTGCCGATCTGGAAGCAGCTTCCCCAGGACGAAACCCGCGTCTACCGGCTGCAGACCGATGAGGGTCAGCGCATCATCGGCCGCCGCGTCTCGCCCGCCTGGGTCGCGACCACGCTCGCCGCCGACGCGCCAACGCTCTCGGCGGCGCAGGTCCATGCCCTCGTTCTCGAGGGCAAGACCGTGGCGCGGTTGGCCGAGGGAATGGAACTCTACCGCTCCCGGGTCATGGGGGTGAACCGGATCGAGCTTTCCGGTTTCTCCGAGGCCGCCAAAGACCGACTTAAGGCTGACGGCTTCTTCTCGGAGATCATCAGCTGGAAGTTACGCCTGTTCTGCCCGACAGACACCAGCGGCATCGCCGTCCTGGAGCGCCTGCTTGCACGCATCCCGGTCACCGGCCTACATGCACGCAATGGTTGATTGGTGTGCTCATGTCATTGGAAACAGAGAATCTCTTGCGCGAACTTGCGCAGAATGCCGAAAGCGTTTGTCGTCATTACCTTCCCGCTGGCAGGCGGGAAGGCTCCTACTGGATGGTGGGCGATCTGCAGAACAACCCCGGCCGCTCGCTCTTCGTGCGGCTCATAGGGCCAACCTCGGGGCCGGGGTCCAGCGGTCGCTGGACGGACGGCGCAACAGGTGAGCATGGTGATCTCCTTGACATCATCAGAGAGCGGACGGGGATCACCCGCTTCCCCGACCTTCTCGCCGAGGCGCGCGCGCATCTTGGCCGTCCGGCGCCGGTCGTCCCGGATGGACCATCCCCCAAGAAGCCGAAGCCCCCGGGCGGAACACCAGAAGCCGCCGCTCGCTTGTTTGCAGCCTCGGTGCCGGTCGCAGGCAGTCTTGCCGAAACCTATCTCCTGAGCCGGGGCATCACTTTGCCGGTCTCAAGCACGGCCCTTCGCTTCCACCCGAAGTGCTGGCATCGGGATGAGGGTCAGACCAAATCCACCCACAGACCGGCACTGATCGCTGTGGTCACCGATGGGGCAGGGGTCCTGCAAGGCGCACACCGCACCTGGCTCGCGCAAGACGGAAAGGACAAGGCGCCTGTCGAGGTCCAGCGGCGGGCGATGGGTCACCTCCTGGGCAATGCCGTCAGGCTGACCCCGAGTGATGACATCCTCGTCGTTGGCGAAGGCATCGAGACCATGCTCTCCGTTCGAGAGGCGGCCCCCGGCCTCCCTGTCTGGGCGGCGCTCTCGTCTTCTCACCTTGGAGCCGTCCTGCTGCCGGAGGGATTGCAGCGCCTCTACATTGCCATTGACCGCGATCCGGCGGGGCGTCGCGCGGCGGAGAGATTGACCACCAGAGCCACTGAGGCCGGAATTGCCGTTAGGGCGCTGGAACCAAAGCTCGGGGATTTCAACGACGATCTCCGGGCCGACGGACCGGAAGCACTGCGTCAGCATCTGGCAGAGCAGATCGGGCCCGAGGATCGCAAGCGCCTGGAGCGCTGAAGCAACTCGTCCTGCGCAAGGGAGCAGTCTCAGGACAGTGGGGCAGGGGGCATCCCCCTGTCCCGGCTCTGGACCTTCATCTTTTGCCTCCCTCAGGGGCCAGTCGATCCCCGCATTCCCCGCACGGCCTTCAAGAGATGGGCAGGCGGCCGTCAAAGGCGCCGCCCCTTCAAGGACGGGGGGCAACTGTTTTCCGCCGGCGGGGACAAGCCCCGCCTTTGCATCGCGAAAGGCAAATCAGCCGCCCCCCGTCCTCCTCCACATGTGTTCCGGCCCCAAAGAGGGGGTGAAGGGTCGTCCCCCGTGACGGCTTTCGCAGCCCATGAAGGCCGCGCGGGAGAACGCGCGGACCGCCAAGAGCCCGGAGGCAAGAAGAAGATGACGTTCCAGACCCGCGACGACAGCTATGAGCCCACCCACACCGCGTCCCAGACCGCCCATGCGCTGGAAGAGTTGCAGCTCTACGGCTACCGCCCCTTCGAAGACGAGCCCGATCCGCGCCCGATGCCGGATGCCGACCGTCTCCGGGGCGCTGTCGCCGATATCTTCGACGCCCTCGTCGCGAGCCTCGCCGACACCCGGATTGAACCCGACCTCGAAGAAGTGCTCTGGGGCCAGGTCAATCTCTTCCACCGCGCCACGGCCCGGATCGAGCGGTCGCTCGACGACAACGAGCAGGGGCAGCGCCGCCTCCAGCGGGAACAGGACGGCTCCGAGGTGAAATCCACCGAGCTCGAGCGCCTGGTGGCCGAGGGCCTAACCCTGACCGAACGGCGGAACTGCATGGACATGATGCGCGACCACGCCGCCACCGAGTTCTGGCACCACACGGGTTCAACCTGGCGGCCCCGCACCGGCTCGATGGTGAACCACCAGCACCTGACCGCCGCGCTGATCGACAGCCGCGACTTCCTTGCCGCCAAGCGTCGCACCGAGACCGAGGTGATGTTGCCCGCAGGTCCCAAGGTGGCCCTCACCGGCGGGACCGACTTCAACGATCACCGCCTGATCTGGGGCAAGCTGGATCAGGTCCGGACCAAGTATCCCGACATGGTCCTTCTCCACGGTGGCAGCCCCAAGGGCACCGAACTCATCGCGGCCAAATGGGCAGAGGCTCGCGGCGTGACGCAGGTCGCCTTCAAGCCCGACTGGACCAAGCACGCCAAGGCCGCACCCTTCAAGCGCAACGACGCCATGCTGGATGTCCTGCCCGTCGGCGTCCTCGTTTTCCCGGGCAATGGCATCCAGGAAAACCTCGCCGACAAGGCCAAGAAGCTCGGCATCCCGGTCGTGAAATTCGAGAGGGGGGCGTGAGCCCCCCCCCCTAGACTTCCGCGTCCAGTCCCAAGCTGCCGTTGGTTGACAAACGAGCCCTAGGTCCGTTTGGCATGCGAAAGGGGGTCGTTCCGCGCCTGATAGTGTCATCGCCAAAGCCTGCGTTGATGCTTCGAGCCGGTGCCCGCAGCTTACGGAAACGGCACGAATAAGAGGAACGGCACAAAGCACGTTCGCCGACTTCATCTCGCAGCCGAAAGATCGAGGTTTCCTCGACGGCAGTGATCCGCTACTGTGATTTATGGCGTTGGAAAGAACGTCCTTTCTTGGGTGAAGCGCTGTAGCGTTGCGAGGACCAGTGGAACTACGTCCAACTCAGCTCTCGGCGATGACGCGCATATTCTCGTCGGCCGTGTTTCGTGAAATGGCGAAAAAAGGTCGATCGCCACTCTTCGCCCGTCTTTTTGAGCTAACTGGCTTAGCAGATCGGTTTGTCGGCGACACTACCGTTGGAGATGCGTTTGACTCCGTTTTTTCTATTCTAAGAGCGGAAGGCCGACGTGATGAATATGTTTACCGCTCGGCGCTCACACATAACATCCTTTTGGGCAAGCACTCGCTCAACACTGCGTGCATGCTAACCGAATTTCGTGCTGGTGCATGCAAGGCTGACGTTGCGATCTTGAACGGGACCGCGACCGTTTATGAAATCAAATCGGAGCGCGACTCGCTTTCTCGTCTCGCAAACCAGATTGAAAATTACAAGAAAGTCTTCGCGAAGGTCTATGTGATCGCGAGTGAAGGCCACGTTAAGGGCGTGCTCGACACTGTTTCAGAGGATGTTGGCGTGATGATGCTTGGATCGCGTTACCGCATTGCGACGGTGCGCGAGGCCGAGAACCGGCCCGACCGTATCTGCCCGACAACAGTATTCGAGTCGCTGCGGTCGGCGGAGGCCGTGGCGATCCTAAAGCGCCTCAAGGTTGCCATTCCCAGTGTTCCTAACACACAGCGCCATGCAGCAATGCGAGCTGTTTTCACTGAGCTAGATCCGACCGCCGTTCATGAAGCAATGGTGACAACTCTCAAGGGCACCCGAGACCTTGCTCCGCTTGGTGAACTTGTTGACCATCTGCCGCGCTCGCTGCATGCGGCCGCGCTTTCGATCCAAATCCGGCGCGCCGATCACTGTCGGATCGTCGAGGCGGTCTCCACCCCGCTTTGTGCGGCAAAGGTCTGGGCCTGACTAAAGCATGTATCATCCCTATTTTCGCGGCAAGCAGTTTGAGTTGATCACCATTCGCGAGATGGCGCCGCTAATGGCAGCCTCGGGCTTCGTGCCGATCATTGAGCCTGTTCGCGAGGCGCTTAAGGGGCTCGAACGTGCGCTTACTGAAATCTGCAACGCTAAGGGAAATGCGATCGTCATCGTCAACCCGTTCCACGGCGACCACTCAGAAGACGGTGGAAGCATCACAGCACTGCTCGAAAAGAGCTTTCTCGGCAAGGGCGGTATCACTGCCGGAATCCTTCTACAGAACGACATGAGCATCGACGACGCCCTGGCGTGTTATGAGAAGCACAAGGCGCACTCCCCAAGTTTCATCCACGCCGGTTTTACAGAGGCGAAAACGCTCGCAGAAAAGCTCGGTGAAGGGCTGGCCAACACGAGCCATGTCTTTTTTGAGAAATACTGTCACAAGCTATACCGCAAGCATTTCAAAGGCGCGGCAAAACGTGTTTTGCTGCGGGACGGTTTCGAGCGCCGCCGCAACGCCGACCACCCGACCGTCGAACTCTTCTCCGATCTCCATGTAACCTATGAAGAGGAGGATATGGATGGCTTCGGCGATTTTCTGATTGTCGGCGACGATTATACTGAGGGCGGGGGTCCGGCCTATGCGGTCGCGATCCACCTGACCTTTATCGATCCCGATGCGGACGAGGTGATGTATATCTATCATTTCGTCTCGACGACGAAGGACACCCCGACGGACCCAGCGGGTAAGTTCGCGCAGGCACTAGATAAGCTAATAAAGAAACTGGACGGCGGGAACTCCCACCTCTTCGACAGCAGCGCGATCAAGGAGTTTCGTGATCTTCACAAGAAGGGCCATTTCCCTGGGCTCGGCTCAGTGAAGAAGCTGTCGATGAACCATCATATCGAGACACTGGCGAACTTCCTAGGGTGACACGATGTCTAGGTTGTGCTGCCACAACTGTTTTGGGGACCGCGGCCTTCGCCGTGATATCATTCCGACCCTCAGCGTCGGCGAAGGAAATTGCGGATACTGTGCGACTGTTGGAGTGCCACTCGTCGAGCCGATTGCATTGCGCGACGTTTTCGAACTCCTCATCAGCGTGTATGAACCCGACTCAGATGGCCAGACCCTAGTCGACTGGCTCAAGACCGATTGGGACCTCTTTAGCCATCCGGCGATGGACAACGCCCATGCCAAGGAATTGCTCAGTGAAATCCTAGACGATGGCGATATCGTCCGCGCAAAGTTCTCGCCGTCGGCCGCTTATCACAGTGAGGCGCTAGCTCGCTGGGAGACGCTGCGCGACGAGTTGATGTGGAAGAACCGCTACTTTCTTGATGAAGTGCTTGATACAGATCGTTTGCGTGAACTGCTCGGTCATCTCCCGGCCGACGACATGCCCACGACTTGGTATCGTGCCCGCATCCTTGATCGCGAGCAGCCCTTTTTGATCGGCGAGATGGGAGCGCCTCCCGCTCGCAAAGCAACCCACGGGCGGGCTAATCCAGCGGGAATCCCATACCTTTATTTGGGCTCACAGCCACCGACGGCTGTCGCTGAGGTCCGACCGCATACTGGGGAAGTCGCTTGCGTCGCCGACTTTACCGTGCCCCCCCCTCTCAACGCTGTTGACTTGCGAAACCCTCGCGGGCTGGTATCGCCGTTTCTCCTCGCCGATGCTCGCGCTATCGGGCAACTCCGCGCTGATATTGCGTTTCTGGAGCGGCTTGGTGACGAGCTTACCCGCCCCGTCCTGCCGAGTGGAGCGGCGATCGACTATATCCCGAGTCAATATCTATGCGAATTCATCAAGAAAGTCGGCTATGATGGTGTCGTCTATCGAAGTTCCGTGAGCGAGGGGATCAACCTTGCTTTATTCGACGCTGCTAAGGCCGCCCCGGGTGCGGTGACGCTCCACAAGATTACCAAGGTCAGCGTGGAAGTCGTGGCCGTCTGATTCGTAGGCGCCGACGCGAGGTCGGCAACGCCACCATCGCAGAATGCATTTCAGCCGAGGCGGTCGATTTGACGATCGTTCCGACAAGTCAGCCGAGTAGCTCGTCCGGGTTCTTGCCTGCATCTAGGTGGGCGGCATACCAGCCCGGCTTGCGTCCCCGTCCGGACCAAGTGAGGGTCGGGTTCTCGGGATGCCGGTAGATCTTCGTCGAAGGCGCCCGCTTGTGCTTTGGCTCCTCGAGTTCCGCCAGTTCGGCGAGGGTGAAGCCGAGGTCCTTGGCGAGCATCTCGACCTTTGCGCGGGTCTCCGCCTTTTGCCGCACTTCGAAGGTGGAAATGGCAGAGGCCACGGACGTCTGCAAATCGCGCAGGTCAGCGAGCGACATGGCCGCCAGGTTGAAATAAGGCATCGGGTGCTCCGGTTGATCCAATGCGTCTGGCGTCCTCGTGCTGAGCCCGCGCGGCAAGAGATCAGCGGGGGCGCAGGGCAGGGGGGTCAGGTGGGCGCGGTGATCCCACTCTCCCTTCCCGGGGTCTTCCATCCTGGTCCTGACGTTGCCGGATGAGATCGGTCTGAGCCTGTCTGCTTGGGTTTCTCCCCCAGAGATCCGGCTGAGGCACCTTCCCTTCGACTGACAATCCCCTAAGCCTGTTCGGTTTCCTGCCCGCAACCCCAACTCCTGCCCGGGCCGTGTTGCCCTGTGCCAGGGCTGCCCGCGCCACCCCGGGCCCTCGGGGGTTTCCGGCTGGTCCCTTGGCCCCGCCGTGCGGATGTCTCCCGACAGGCTTCTGACGGGTCTTGTCGAAGGGATGGTCCCTTCAGCGAAATCTCAGGAGAACCACAATGCAGAACATCGTCATCCTCGCCGGCAACATCGGTCAGTCCCCGGAGGCCCGGACCACCCAGGGGTCTGATGCCGGAGGGGGCAGAATCCTACGCTCTCATGAGCGTTTTCAGGGTTCCTGACACGATTAAACTACCCCGCTGACACGGGTTGGTCAAAGATGTAGCCTGTGCAGGCGCTGGAGACGGTAGGCCGAACCGATGGTTATCATACTCTCATCCGCGGGTTGGTTACCGCCTGACCTGGTCCGATACGGGATTGCCTCTCTCTAAGAACGGATATGTTTCCCAACGTACTCCGAGGGTTTCCCTATCATTGGCCGCTGCCATCTCCAGCGTACTGCACAGGCATTCTGATCTGCCGAATTACGCTGGCAGAGGCGTCTTGCGAGCGATGTCCCAGATGAAGCCTGCCAGTTCACGCGCGATAGCAGCGAGCACTCGTGGCTGAGGTTTCCCTGTGTTTGACAGATGGCGGAACCGCTTGCAAAGCCGCGTTTGTGCCTTCCAGCCGATGTCCTTGATCTCCTGCGGCAGCTCCGCTGAGCGTTTCAGGAACTGTTGCCCCTCCTTGGGCGGGTGGCGATAGGACCATCCCGCTTCGACAAGCATCGTTCGGGCTAGGGCATTCCCGGTCTTTGTCAGGCGCCCACGTCGCGTGGTACTACCGCTAGAATGCTCGCTTGGGACCAACCCAAGCCAAGCCATCAGCTGGCGGGGGTTTTCAAAACGGGTGATGTCGCCAATTTCTGCAACCACTGTCGCCGCGATGATCGTGTTCACGCCTCGTAACGCGCGCAGCGCATCAACCACGGATGAAAAACG
This Pseudorhizobium banfieldiae DNA region includes the following protein-coding sequences:
- a CDS encoding sce7726 family protein — its product is MTRIFSSAVFREMAKKGRSPLFARLFELTGLADRFVGDTTVGDAFDSVFSILRAEGRRDEYVYRSALTHNILLGKHSLNTACMLTEFRAGACKADVAILNGTATVYEIKSERDSLSRLANQIENYKKVFAKVYVIASEGHVKGVLDTVSEDVGVMMLGSRYRIATVREAENRPDRICPTTVFESLRSAEAVAILKRLKVAIPSVPNTQRHAAMRAVFTELDPTAVHEAMVTTLKGTRDLAPLGELVDHLPRSLHAAALSIQIRRADHCRIVEAVSTPLCAAKVWA
- a CDS encoding DUF7146 domain-containing protein; amino-acid sequence: MSLETENLLRELAQNAESVCRHYLPAGRREGSYWMVGDLQNNPGRSLFVRLIGPTSGPGSSGRWTDGATGEHGDLLDIIRERTGITRFPDLLAEARAHLGRPAPVVPDGPSPKKPKPPGGTPEAAARLFAASVPVAGSLAETYLLSRGITLPVSSTALRFHPKCWHRDEGQTKSTHRPALIAVVTDGAGVLQGAHRTWLAQDGKDKAPVEVQRRAMGHLLGNAVRLTPSDDILVVGEGIETMLSVREAAPGLPVWAALSSSHLGAVLLPEGLQRLYIAIDRDPAGRRAAERLTTRATEAGIAVRALEPKLGDFNDDLRADGPEALRQHLAEQIGPEDRKRLER
- a CDS encoding DUF2493 domain-containing protein, with the translated sequence MTFQTRDDSYEPTHTASQTAHALEELQLYGYRPFEDEPDPRPMPDADRLRGAVADIFDALVASLADTRIEPDLEEVLWGQVNLFHRATARIERSLDDNEQGQRRLQREQDGSEVKSTELERLVAEGLTLTERRNCMDMMRDHAATEFWHHTGSTWRPRTGSMVNHQHLTAALIDSRDFLAAKRRTETEVMLPAGPKVALTGGTDFNDHRLIWGKLDQVRTKYPDMVLLHGGSPKGTELIAAKWAEARGVTQVAFKPDWTKHAKAAPFKRNDAMLDVLPVGVLVFPGNGIQENLADKAKKLGIPVVKFERGA
- a CDS encoding H-NS family nucleoid-associated regulatory protein, whose amino-acid sequence is MPYFNLAAMSLADLRDLQTSVASAISTFEVRQKAETRAKVEMLAKDLGFTLAELAELEEPKHKRAPSTKIYRHPENPTLTWSGRGRKPGWYAAHLDAGKNPDELLG
- a CDS encoding sce7725 family protein produces the protein MYHPYFRGKQFELITIREMAPLMAASGFVPIIEPVREALKGLERALTEICNAKGNAIVIVNPFHGDHSEDGGSITALLEKSFLGKGGITAGILLQNDMSIDDALACYEKHKAHSPSFIHAGFTEAKTLAEKLGEGLANTSHVFFEKYCHKLYRKHFKGAAKRVLLRDGFERRRNADHPTVELFSDLHVTYEEEDMDGFGDFLIVGDDYTEGGGPAYAVAIHLTFIDPDADEVMYIYHFVSTTKDTPTDPAGKFAQALDKLIKKLDGGNSHLFDSSAIKEFRDLHKKGHFPGLGSVKKLSMNHHIETLANFLG
- a CDS encoding RES family NAD+ phosphorylase codes for the protein MSRLCCHNCFGDRGLRRDIIPTLSVGEGNCGYCATVGVPLVEPIALRDVFELLISVYEPDSDGQTLVDWLKTDWDLFSHPAMDNAHAKELLSEILDDGDIVRAKFSPSAAYHSEALARWETLRDELMWKNRYFLDEVLDTDRLRELLGHLPADDMPTTWYRARILDREQPFLIGEMGAPPARKATHGRANPAGIPYLYLGSQPPTAVAEVRPHTGEVACVADFTVPPPLNAVDLRNPRGLVSPFLLADARAIGQLRADIAFLERLGDELTRPVLPSGAAIDYIPSQYLCEFIKKVGYDGVVYRSSVSEGINLALFDAAKAAPGAVTLHKITKVSVEVVAV